GAACCTTTATAGAACTTTTCAGGTAAGATTTGCACTGTAATTGTGATTACAAATGTAAATATACCAGGGTATATGTAACCCTGTTAGACATGCTACTTATTTTCTTCTAGCTAGTTGAGTTCCCCTCCCCTTTAGAACTTCAAACTTATCCTCCATAGTGATTTGTGGTCACTTTCTTCCTTGTTCATGCAACACGAGTCATGTAAATGCTGAATATTGTCTAAAGGCATGATTTTTGACATCACTTTTAACTGTATTGCACAGCCTTTGTATGCACctttttcattgtacattttaatAATCCCAGACATAGCATTCATATGCCCATTCTTTTGCTTTTTCACAGGATTACATTGCTGTGAAAGAGAAATACGCCAAGTACCTGCCACACTCTGGAGGACGTTATGCCGCTAAGCGTTTCCGTAAGGCCCAGTGCCCCATTGTGGAGCGTCTGACCAACTCCATGATGATGCACGGCCGCAACAACGGCAAGAAGCTGATGACCGTGCGCATCGTCAAGCACGCCTTTGAGATCATCCACTTGCTGACTGGAGAGGTATGAACCTGTCAAGTTGTCATATTTCTGCTCAGTGTGCCTGATGTAAATAAGATGGGAGTGGGAGGAAGTGTGAGAGGTTTAATGGTGATGGGATTTTTATTTTATACTACTATACTTGAGAGGTGGCGAGGGCTTGTTTTTAATCAGTATATCAAATGATTTTCAGTGCGGTTTACATCCTGCACATCCAAACTTACAGTATGTAAATCTTACAGTAGGATTATAGTGTAACATAGTGGCTGTTCTGAATTGTAAACACTCTTGAGCTGTTTAAATGATTCAGGCACAAAGTATCAAGTCAAAAATATGGAAGCTGTGAATGAATTTTAGTGAATTTTCTTACAGTTTTTGTTTAATGGGTGACTATCTCAGAACAGGCACACAACATCTTAATTACAAATGGCAAAGGGTTTATTGTGGGACCTGAAATGAAGTAGTTCACAGAAATGCTACTTGACATATTTCCTATGGAGCAGAGAGAACCTCtgagtttcatttttttttacttttatggtTGTTTATGGAGTGTCTTCCCATGATTTGGCTGAAAGTTTCTGTTCTTGCTTCCAGAATCCCCTCCAGGTCTTGGTGAACGCCATCATCAACAGTGGACCCCGTGAGGACTCCACACGTATTGGTCGTGCTGGTACCGTCAGGAGGCAGGCTGTGGACGTGTCACCCCTCCGCAGAGTCAACCAGGTAATACAAACCCACTTTTATAGTTAATCAGCTTCATATCGTTCTTatgcttttttttacttaacataATTCCTTTGTTTGTACAGTTggatgattgaaataatttcatgcTTCCCATTAAAAACTAACATTTGGACTGTAGAGTGGAAAAAAGACTTGAGATGAGTCTGTCAAGATTGGTTAAATTAATACAGTGTATGAGATTTGGGAAGGTTGAGCATTTTGTTTTTAGAACTTATCAAAATATACAGTAGTCAAACAATTAGAGTATTAAGGTAATGTTAAAAATGATCATCCTAAATTGaatgagattaaatgtgctatagaTTTAATCTCTTTATCAGCCAATTTGCTGGCTTTTCTTTAGATTAGCTGTGTGTTGAGCAAAAAGCGAGGCTAGAGTCACACCTTGATATTACCTGTTATCCTGGTGTGCTATAGCACTCGTAGAGGAAAATCTTTGCTTATTCATTGGCTGTAGTCTGTTGTGGCCCAGTCAATCACCAACTCAGAAACATTATTCTTCTGGATGGAGTTTATTCCACTAAAGGACATTTATCTGCACGTCTCACTAATGTTTCTGTTGTTCTCTAGGCCATCTGGCTGCTGTGCACAGGAGCAAGAGAAGCTGCTTTCAGGAACATCAAGACCATCGCTGAGTGCTTGGCTGATGAGCTGATCAATGCAGCTAAGGTAACCATTTATCCACTTACAGTCTGACCCTCTGAAATGTAACCTGAAGGATGAGCTGGCATGTGAAACCATTTCCACCAAGATAAAATAATCAAACTGAAAGCGAGTAATGGGCATGAAACAAAGACCTGCATTTGTTCCACATATGATGCTACCACATTTGTAAATCTCATTCATTAGGACAACCTGTTTTTATAACAGCCATTTTATTGTGACTGGGCTTGAGCTTAATCTGCCTCTGTTTAGTGTCTAGTAATAGTTAATAAATAATCACATTCATTAAACTGAGGCATTAGTGAGGTTGATGCAAGTATTTGATCTAATTCAGTTCATCTACCTTTTCTTTTCATCAAAGTTGAGCTCTTCTGTTAAAgcaaacttttctgttttgagGATTCAAGCTGCCACTGAACCTTATTCATATTCACCATTAACTGTAGAGCAATGTTTTTCTGAATCTGTCTTAAATTTGGTTAGACCATATCATTTAAGTGTTGACCTCTGAGATTCAGTATTTAACTGACCTGTTTTACCAACACTAACATTTTCACTAAAGCAGTTGTTACCCTGTCAGCATAGTTGAAGCACAAACTAAGTGCTAGATCTGATGTTTTGTGGCAAAAGTTAAACTTCACATTTCTCTCTCCATCAGGGTTCATCTAACTCTTACGCCATCAAGAAGAAGGACGAGTTGGAGAGAGTTGCCAAGTCCAACCGTTAAACATGTTcactttctaacaaaacaaataaatttgaaGAAACTTCTGTTGATTTCACAAGTCTTTCCTTGTGTTGGGattctttttgtgtatttggcTCTGCTGGGGTATAAAGTTCAAAATAATAGCAGTCCAACATGACAAACCAGATCAATTGCTGTTTTTGGTAGAAAATGTATTACTACGTGGCAAAGAATTTGCCAGTAGATGTGGTAGTCAGAAAACCAACAGGCCAACATTCATGATATGCATGCTCCTAAGTCTAATTGAATAATTAATGGAACGGGGCGTGTTCAAAATAGTGTTGAGTTCAATTAGTGAGGTTATTCGTTCTATGAAAAACAGGTGTCAGATGGGGCCCTTATTTAAGgatgaatttgacaaaaaaaaccctgataaaATGGGTCATTCCTGTTAGACATTAAGAGCATACTTTGAAACATTGATTGGAAAGGGGAAAACTTAAGTGCAGAAAATGATAGGCTGCTCAGCTAAAATGATCTCCAGTGCTTTAAAATAGCAAAACCATAGATGTGGAAGATGGAAGACTACCATTGGAATGGGCAGAATGGCAAAGACTCAACCAATGACTGAAGTTACCTGTGAGTACTTTGAGAATTAGAAGACGCCTTTGTGAAGCCAATCTATCTGCAAGAAGCAATCCCCTAAGtcccactgttaaaaaaaaaaatgcttaagaGGATACAATTTGTCAAAGAACACATCAACTGGCCTAAAAAGAAATTGAGAAACATTTTGTGGACTAACGAAAGATGACCCATTAACATGGAATGCAAGCCACAGTAAACTGAAGACCTGTATATATAAGATGGGACAGGAAAAGTCCGGttaccacaataaaaaaaaaaaaaggtgcctaTAGTCATTAAATTCAAGCTTTGGAAAAAGTTTGGGGAACAGGATGAGATTTTAGGAACGGGACTATAACAGGACACCAACAGTGCCACCCTGTAATACATACAACACGAACAAGACAACTGAAGTAGTCATTTGATTTAATTGAACACTTAATCTACaaattcaaaacatatgaaaagctAAAATACTAAGTCTGCATTTTGTTACTTAGCAGCTAAATGTCCTGTTACAGACTCAAATGAGTACCGACAGCCATTTGATTT
This DNA window, taken from Sphaeramia orbicularis chromosome 11, fSphaOr1.1, whole genome shotgun sequence, encodes the following:
- the rps5 gene encoding small ribosomal subunit protein uS7 — translated: MTEWETAPAVAETPEIKLFGKWSTDDVQINDISLQDYIAVKEKYAKYLPHSGGRYAAKRFRKAQCPIVERLTNSMMMHGRNNGKKLMTVRIVKHAFEIIHLLTGENPLQVLVNAIINSGPREDSTRIGRAGTVRRQAVDVSPLRRVNQAIWLLCTGAREAAFRNIKTIAECLADELINAAKGSSNSYAIKKKDELERVAKSNR